A portion of the Betta splendens chromosome 2, fBetSpl5.4, whole genome shotgun sequence genome contains these proteins:
- the LOC114867313 gene encoding gamma-aminobutyric acid receptor subunit alpha-5-like: MALHSARSSKVCRLSVMPKLVLSLLLLTGCQNGLYVSSSEPRKDGGDNDSAVFTRILDGLLDGYDNRLRPGLGENVTEIKTNIFVTSFGPVSDTEMEYTIDVFFRQSWKDERLCFKGPMEMLPLNNLLASNIWTPDTFFLNGKKSIAHNMTTPNKLLRLKDDGTLLYTMRLTISAECPMQLEDFPMDAHACPLKFGSYAYPVSEVVYTWTQGAAKSVVVAEDGSRLNQYHLIGQTAGTEDIHTSRGQYTVMMAHFYLKRKIGYFVIQTYMPCFMTVILSQVSFWLNRESVPARTVFGVTTVLTMTTLSISARNSLPKVAYATAMDWFIAVCYAFVFSALIEFATVNYFTKRSWAWDGKKALEAQHPKKRDPMVLSKKSNNVCSAGVNYTPNLTKDVSISTISNTTSVQLRASETKVVDPKKTYNSVSKIDKMSRIVFPVLFGTFNLVYWATYLNREPVVKGAVIST, from the exons ATGGCTCTGCATTCAG CTCGAAGCAGCAAAGTGTGCCGGCTTTCAGTCATGCCTAAGCTCGTCCTGTCTCTCCTGCTCCTGACTGGATGCCAGAATGG TCTCTACGTGTCCTCCTCAGAGCCTCGGAAGGATGGGGGTGACAACGACAGCGCAGTTTTCACCAGGATCCTGGACGGACTGCTCGACGGTTACGACAACAGACTTCGGCCAGGGCTCGGAG AGAACGTCACAGAGATTAAAACCAACATTTTTGTCACCAGCTTTGGCCCAGTGTCCGACACGGAGATG GAATACACCATAGACGTGTTCTTCCGCCAGAGTTGGAAGGATGAACGTCTGTGCTTCAAAGGACCGATGGAGATGTTGCCATTAAACAACCTGTTAGCCAGCAACATCTGGACCCCTGATACCTTCTTCCTTAATGGCAAGAAGTCTATTGCTCATAACATGACCACGCCCAAcaagctgctgaggctgaaggaCGACGGCACCTTGCTCTACACTATGAG ATTGACCATATCAGCAGAATGCCCCATGCAGCTGGAGGATTTCCCCATGGATGCACACGCCTGCCCTCTGAagtttggcagct ATGCCTATCCAGTGTCCGAGGTGGTCTATACGTGGACTCAGGGTGCTGCTAAGTCTGTGGTGGTGGCTGAGGATGGCTCCAGACTCAACCAGTACCATCTTATTGGACAAACCGCCGGCACAGAGGacatacacacaagcagag GACAGTATACAGTGATGATGGCCCACTTCTACCTGAAGAGGAAGATTGGATATTTTGTCATCCAGACATATATGCCTTGTTTCATGACTGTGATCCTGTCCCAGGTGTCATTTTGGCTAAATAGAGAATCTGTTCCTGCAAGAACCGTCTTTG GGGTGACAACTGTGCTGACCATGACCACACTCAGCATTAGTGCCAGGAACTCGCTCCCTAAAGTGGCCTATGCTACAGCCATGGACTGGTTCATTGCCGTCTGCTACGCTTTCGTCTTCTCTGCCCTCATCGAGTTTGCCACTGTGAACTACTTCACCAAGAGGAGCTGGGCCTGGGATGGCAAGAAGGCTCTGGAGGCACAGCATCCAAAG AAACGAGACCCCATGGTGCTCTCAAAGAAGTCCAACAACGTTTGCTCGGCGGGTGTCAACTACACGCCCAACCTCACCAAGGACGTGTCCATCTCCACCATTTCCAACACCACCTCGGTCCAGCTACGAGCCTCTGAGACCAAGGTGGTCGACCCCAAGAAGACCTATAATAGCGTCAGCAAGATTGACAAGATGTCACGGATAGTCTTCCCCGTCCTGTTTGGAACCTTCAACCTTGTCTACTGGGCCACATACCTTAACAGAGAACCGGTGGTGAAAGGAGCCGTCATCTCAACGTAA